The stretch of DNA CTCACTAAAGTAAGGAGCTTCCTGCTTCATCGTAGGCTTAACGCCCACTCCACAGGCTTAACTTCCCCGCAGTCCACGGGTAGGGCAGACTTTAACGGGTCTGCCAACCGTTCTAACACTGTTTTGAGTATGTTCCTTGCAGAGTTCACGTCCCTGTCTATTTCTCTACCACAGTTTTGACACTTGAAAGTCCTCTCTGATAGAGAGATTTTCTGCTTATGCCCGCAGAAAGAACAGGTTTGAGTGGTAGGTTCATATCTATCCACAAAGAACACGGGAATAAGAGTCGCAAGGGTTCTCAGCCTTGCAATTATTCCTCCTATCCCTGTGTTCTGTATTTGCTTTCCAAAATACCCCTCTTTCCAGCTTTTGATTGAATCGTCCTGAATTGCTATAAATGAGAATCTTTTAAGGTGGCTTACTGCTTTGTTCTGAACGTCTTTCCTCTTGTTGTTGATGTATTCCCATTCTCTTCTGATTAGCTGTTTTGTTTTCCAGTAGTTCCTGCTTCCTTTCTTCTTTCGGGATAAGGATTTTTGAAGTCTTATGAGCCTCTTTGTTTCGGGTATATACCAGCTTATTTTCTCTCCGTTTGATAGGGTTAGCTGGTGTTTAACGCCTAAATCTATTCCGATGGGTTGGTTTACCTGCTTTTCTTTGATTTCTCTCATAACCTTTTCTTTCGGCAGGTAGCAAACTATGTGTAGGTAGTATCCAGAGGGTTTCTTTATAAGGTGTGCTTCTGCAAGTTCTGCATCTTCAGGTATCTGGTGAAGTCCCAATACTCTGAACTTCTTTCCTATTCCCTGTATTTTTACTCTGTTTTTGTCTTTTGAGATTTTATAGGTTATTCCATACTGTTTTAATGGTATGCTTCTTACTTCGCTTTTGAATGAGAGCTTTCCTACCTTAATTCCTTTCTCTTTTGCTTTTTTGAGGGAAGTGAGGTTTCTTCTTATTCTTTCTACTATTCCCTGTCTCATTTGTGAGGATAGCTGTTTTATTTCCCGCTTCTCAAATCCTTCTGGCGTTTTTACTTCTACTTCTTTGAGCTTCCAGACATCTGGCGTTAGTCTGTTTTCTATGTCCGCAATTACATAGTTGTATAACCATTTCGCTTCAAGGAATAAACTGTCTAACGTTTCTCTGTCTCTTGCAGACAGGTTTTGAAGTTTGACCTGATAGACACGGGGAACTTGGTGTTTTCTCTTTTCTCTCGTTTGCTTTAAGGTGTTTCTTATCTTTTCGGCTTTTACCTGTTCCACAGCTTATAATCTATTCTGTAGGTTTTTCTTTTCAACGGCTTACGCCGTGCGCCGTATCTCCTTCAAAAAGGAGAGAGTTGATACAAAGGTTTTTCGTAAAGGGGAGAAGGAAATCCCCCCTTATATAGCCTTTTGAACCTTTCCGGCTTTAAGACACTTGGTGCAAACCCAGATTCTCTTTTTCTCTCCGTTAACGATAGCTCTCACTTTTTGAAGGTTTGCCTTCTGTCTTTTGCTCGTTACTCTGTGGGAGTGGCTCACCTTGTTAATAAAAATCGTAGTCTTTCCGCATATTTCACACCTTGCCATTTCTACCTCCTGTAAATAGAGAAACTGCGAGAGGCAAATTTATCACTTACTACCAGATTTTGCAAACCTCTATAGTTTCGTTTCTCTGAGGACCTGTAGAAATCATAGGTATCTCAACTTCAAGGTAGTCGGCTATAAACTCTATAAACCTTCTCGCGTTTTCAGGCAAATCCTCATATCTATTTATGTGCGTGGTCTTCTCCTTCCAGCCCGGCAGCGTCTCATAAATCGGCTTAACTTTTGAAAGCTCTTTAGCCGTTGAAGGGAATGAATCCATCACCTCACCATCAATCTCATAACCAACACAAACCTTTATCTCTGAAAATTCATCCAAGACGTCAAGCTTTGTAACAATAAGCCCGTCAAGGTCGTTAACCATCTTTGAAAACTTTAAGGCGAAAAGGTCAAGCCATCCGCACCTTCGAGGTCTTCCTGTTGTAGCGCCGTATTCGTGCCCTCTCGCCCTCAAAAGCTCACCCATACTATCCTTTAGCTCTGTGGGAAAAGGACCACCACCAACCCTTGTGGTGTAAGCCTTCGCAATTCCGTAAATTTTATCTACCTTCTTTGGACTTATACCTGCCCCGGATGAAATTCCAAGAGAGGACGAATTAGACGAAGTAACAAAAGGATAAGTTCCAACGTCTATATCAAGTAACGTCGCCTGTGCCCCTTCAAAGAGAACGTTATCCCCTCTATCTATAGCCTTATTAAGAAGGGTAACAGTATCACAAACGAAAGATTCCACTTTCTCATAAGTTCTCATTACGTGAGAGTAAATCTCATCAAAATTGAAAGAAACATCATAACCGTAAACGTGCTTGAGCGTAAGTTCCTTCTCTCTCAAATTCCATTTCAACTTCTCTTTAAAATTTTCCTCATCTCGCAGGTCAGCTATCCTTATACCAACCCTTCCCGCCTTATCTCTGTAAGCAGGTCCTATTCCCTTCAAGGTAGTTCCTATAGAACTGTTCCCCTTAAGCCTTTCAGATGCAGCATCAAGCTCTTTATGGTAAGGCATAATTAAATGCGCACGCTCACTAACAAAAATCCTCCCATCCACCTCCTTCCCAACTCTCTTCACAAACTCAATTTCATTCAAAAGCCCCTCAAGGTCTATAACCATCCCGTTCCCTAAAACGCACTTCTTACCCTCGTGCAGAATTCCCGAAGGAAGAAGGTGAAGAACGTATTTAACACCATCTATAACAACCGTATGTCCTGCGTTGTTTCCGCCCTGAAAACGAACGATGTAATCTGCCTTTTCAGACAGAATATCAACTATCTTTCCCTTTCCTTCATCGCCCCATTGAGTTCCTATAATCGCAAGTGTAGACATCTAACCGCCTCCCAAAAAATTGCGCACTAAATTTTAGAACAGATTTACCCAAAAATCCTCTCTCTTACTTTCTCAAGTTTCATCCGTAGTTCTTCAGGCAAAGACTTCAAGTGCTCTTCGTTCTGACAAATCCAGAAAATAGCATCAAGTTTAATCTGCAGAATCCCCGTCTTTTCCGAAAGTTTTCTCCAGAAGTCTCTATCTTTAGAAATCCTTCCTATACGAGAATCCAGAGGTATAGCGATTTCCTCCAATCCTTCAAGCTCGTCACCTTCCGCCACTTTTACAGCGTAATTCAACATCTTAACAGCAAACACTATTGTTTTACTATCCTTCCTCTGTCCCATACACTTTGCGAGCTCTTCAACCAACTGTCCAGCGTCTCTAACCTGCTCCACCTTTATCTGCGAAACACAATCAATTGCCTTTTTCAATCTCTTCAGCTTCGCAGACAAAAACCTTCTGTTAAAACGCTTCAAAAACTCCTCAAAATCCTCCATACCTTTACTGTTAGAGAAGAATTCAGCAAACTTCT from Desulfurobacterium pacificum encodes:
- the rpmB gene encoding 50S ribosomal protein L28, whose protein sequence is MARCEICGKTTIFINKVSHSHRVTSKRQKANLQKVRAIVNGEKKRIWVCTKCLKAGKVQKAI
- a CDS encoding adenylosuccinate synthase translates to MSTLAIIGTQWGDEGKGKIVDILSEKADYIVRFQGGNNAGHTVVIDGVKYVLHLLPSGILHEGKKCVLGNGMVIDLEGLLNEIEFVKRVGKEVDGRIFVSERAHLIMPYHKELDAASERLKGNSSIGTTLKGIGPAYRDKAGRVGIRIADLRDEENFKEKLKWNLREKELTLKHVYGYDVSFNFDEIYSHVMRTYEKVESFVCDTVTLLNKAIDRGDNVLFEGAQATLLDIDVGTYPFVTSSNSSSLGISSGAGISPKKVDKIYGIAKAYTTRVGGGPFPTELKDSMGELLRARGHEYGATTGRPRRCGWLDLFALKFSKMVNDLDGLIVTKLDVLDEFSEIKVCVGYEIDGEVMDSFPSTAKELSKVKPIYETLPGWKEKTTHINRYEDLPENARRFIEFIADYLEVEIPMISTGPQRNETIEVCKIW
- a CDS encoding N-glycosylase/DNA lyase, whose translation is MERLVEILREFSPEEINEIERNDRQFKALERLYERFKEREEEFYRLVLINALMSYQLQMKGEEYWEKFAEFFSNSKGMEDFEEFLKRFNRRFLSAKLKRLKKAIDCVSQIKVEQVRDAGQLVEELAKCMGQRKDSKTIVFAVKMLNYAVKVAEGDELEGLEEIAIPLDSRIGRISKDRDFWRKLSEKTGILQIKLDAIFWICQNEEHLKSLPEELRMKLEKVRERIFG
- a CDS encoding RNA-guided endonuclease InsQ/TnpB family protein, encoding MEQVKAEKIRNTLKQTREKRKHQVPRVYQVKLQNLSARDRETLDSLFLEAKWLYNYVIADIENRLTPDVWKLKEVEVKTPEGFEKREIKQLSSQMRQGIVERIRRNLTSLKKAKEKGIKVGKLSFKSEVRSIPLKQYGITYKISKDKNRVKIQGIGKKFRVLGLHQIPEDAELAEAHLIKKPSGYYLHIVCYLPKEKVMREIKEKQVNQPIGIDLGVKHQLTLSNGEKISWYIPETKRLIRLQKSLSRKKKGSRNYWKTKQLIRREWEYINNKRKDVQNKAVSHLKRFSFIAIQDDSIKSWKEGYFGKQIQNTGIGGIIARLRTLATLIPVFFVDRYEPTTQTCSFCGHKQKISLSERTFKCQNCGREIDRDVNSARNILKTVLERLADPLKSALPVDCGEVKPVEWALSLR